One genomic window of Nicotiana sylvestris chromosome 10, ASM39365v2, whole genome shotgun sequence includes the following:
- the LOC104243201 gene encoding uncharacterized protein has protein sequence MSGYDKFMKDLVTKKRSMNCEMIKMTHQVSAIVHSMYPKLEDADAFTISCTIGSVDFAKALCDLGASINLMPYSVFKTLGIVQPRPTSMRLQMADWTMKRPLGIIDDVLVQVDKFILPVNFVILDCEVDYEVPIILGRPFLAIGKALVDVKEGELTFQVGDKKVVFHACKSMRQPNSNEVCLFVDLVTEVIVEDTSVMINVEDPLEAVLLNHYLDEKEVLVEYVSALQGMGSYTYESRKLSLDLENRKTPPTKPSIEEPPILELKPLPSHLWYEFLGPCSTLPVILFSYLTNVQVDATLAVLQRRKKAIGWTLANIRGIIPDLHAQNYIGGRCQALRGTSKKVE, from the coding sequence ATGTCGGGTTATGAcaagttcatgaaggacttggtaacaaagaagagatcAATGAATTGTgaaatgatcaaaatgacacatcaagtgagtgcTATTGTGCACTCCATGTATCCAAAGTTAGAAGACGCTGATGCCTTTACAATCTCATGCACTATTGGTAGTGTTGATTTCGCTAAAGCTTTGTGTGACTTGGGAGCAAGCATTAACTTGATGCCATATTCTGTGTTTAAGACATTGGGGATTGTTCAACCAAGGCCCACATCCATGCGGTTGCAAATGGCAGATTGGACAATGAAGAGGCCATTGGGGATAATTGATGATGTGCTAGTTCAGGTCGACAAGTTCATACTTCCCGTAAATTTTGTGATACTTGACTGTGAGGTTGACTATGAGGTGccgatcatattgggaagacctttcctagctataggaaaggccttagttgatgtgaaaGAAGGGGAGCTCACCTTCCAGGTGGGAGATAAAAAGGTTGTATTCCATGCTTGCAAGTCAATGAGGCAGCCTAATAGCAACGAAGTGTGTTTGTTTGTGGATCTTGTGACCGAAGTGATTGTTGAAGACACAAGTGTTATGATTAATGTGGAAGACCCTTTGGAAGCTGTGTTGTTGAATCATTATTTGGATGAGAAGGAAGTCTTGGTTGAATATGTCAGtgctttgcaaggaatgggttcATATACATATGAGTCCCGAaaactttccttggatcttgagaaccggaagactccaccaacaaagccctcaattgaggagcctcccatattggagttgaagcctttgccttcacacctctggtatgagttcttaggcccttgttccactttacctgttattcttttcTCGTATttaactaacgtgcaggtagatgccaccctTGCGGTGCTCCAAAGGAGGAAGAAAGCAATAGGTTGGACATTGGCGAATATTAGGGGTATAATCCCTGACTTGCATGCACAAAATTATATTGGAGGAAGATGCCAAgccctccgtggaacatcaaagaaggttgaatga